The following proteins are co-located in the Silene latifolia isolate original U9 population chromosome 1, ASM4854445v1, whole genome shotgun sequence genome:
- the LOC141591128 gene encoding putative glycerol-3-phosphate acyltransferase 3, giving the protein MATYEFLFKAIIFLFSRILHFHYKTPRYLHRQFSNALNNSSSPHRKLHKYSSFTKSLQPCFSTTNDDDDHQTVIFNVEETLLKSSSLFPYFMLVAFEAGTPIRALILLLLYPITCLFGKQMRVKIMVMVCFFGIKKDKFMVGRAVLPKFFLEDVGLEGFEVVNKFKTKVGVTELPQIMVESFLKDYLEIDYVFGRELKVYNGYFIGLMEQQMGSNVMSKMKDLLGDEVDNNIVGICGTRPSLKHPFFSFCKEIYLSSAAIKKKWQQLPRESYPKPLIFHDGRLSLKPTPAATFTLFLWLPFAFILAIFRALIVLSLPKTLGTPLIAFTGLRLLSNPPNPYGRECNNKGQLYVCNHRTLLDPLYLSYILMKPLTAVTYSLSRISEMLAPIRTVRLTRDRNQDGLMMQKLLSQGDLVVCPEGTTCREPYVLRFSPLFAEMTDQIVPVALDCHVTMFYGTTASGLKCLDPLFFLLNPRPSYTVQLLQPVRGLATCQESSRSKFDVANHVQRQIGEALSFRCTNLTRKDKYLILAGNHGVV; this is encoded by the exons aTGGCAACTTATGAATTTTTGTTTAAGGCTATTATATTCTTATTCTCTCGTATTCTTCATTTCCACTACAAAACTCCTCGTTACCTCCATAGACAATTCAGCAATGCCCTTAATAATTCTTCTTCCCCTCATCGTAAGCTTCACAAATACTCTTCTTTTACTAAATCACTCCAACCTTGTTTCTCTACTACTAACGACGACGATGATCATCAAACCGTCATCTTCAATGTCGAAGAAACCCTACTCAAATCATCCTCTTTGTTTCCTTATTTTATGCTTGTCGCTTTCGAGGCCGGTACCCCCATTAGGGCACTCATCCTCCTTTTGTTGTACCCTATTACATGCTTGTTTGGAAAACAAATGAGGGTGAAGATTATGGTGATGGTATGTTTCTTTGGAATTAAAAAAGACAAGTTTATGGTTGGAAGGGCAGTTTTGCCAAAGTTTTTTCTTGAGGATGTTGGGTTGGAAGGTTTTGAGGTGGTGAACAAGTTTAAGACAAAAGTGGGTGTCACTGAATTACCTCAAATAATGGTTGAGAGTTTTTTGAAAGATTATTTGGAGATTGATTATGTTTTTGGAAGGGAACTTAAAGTTTATAATGGATATTTTATTGGACTAATGGAACAACAAATGGGATCAAATGTGATGAGTAAAATGAAGGATTTGTTAGGAGATGAGGTTGATAAtaatattgttggaatatgtggcACAAGACCATCTCTTAAACATCCATTCTTTTCATTTTGCAAG GAAATTTATTTGTCAAGTGCAGCAATAAAAAAGAAGTGGCAACAACTTCCAAGAGAAAGCTACCCAAAACCATTAATCTTCCATGATGGTAGATTGTCCCTTAAACCAACACCAGCGGCTACTTTTACCTTATTTTTATGGCTTCCCTTTGCATTTATTCTTGCCATTTTTAGAGCCCTCATTGTTTTGTCCCTCCCCAAAACACTTGGTACTCCTTTGATAGCATTTACAGGACTAAGGCTCTTATCCAATCCACCAAATCCCTACGGCAGGGaatgtaataacaagggacaacTCTACGTGTGTAACCATAGGACACTGTTGGACCCACTTTACCTATCATATATCCTAATGAAACCACTCACTGCAGTTACCTACAGTCTAAGCAGAATTTCGGAGATGTTAGCGCCAATCAGGACAGTCCGGTTGACGCGTGACCGCAATCAGGATGGGTTAATGATGCAGAAACTGTTGAGTCAAGGGGACCTTGTGGTTTGCCCTGAAGGGACCACTTGCAGAGAACCATATGTTTTAAGGTTTAGTCCTTTGTTTGCTGAGATGACTGATCAAATTGTGCCTGTCGCTTTGGACTGTCACGTGACTATGTTTTACGGGACTACTGCTAGCGGCCTCAAGTGTCTGGATCCGCTCTTCTTCCTCTTGAACCCACGTCCCAGTTACACTGTTCAGCTGCTCCAACCAGTTCGCGGTCTGGCCACGTGTCAAGAGTCGAGCCGATCAAAGTTCGACGTAGCCAATCATGTGCAAAGACAGATTGGGGAGGCATTAAGTTTTAGGTGCACTAACCTTACTAGGAAAGACAAGTACTTAATCTTGGCTGGTAATCATGGGGTTGTGTAG